The DNA window TGTTTCATTTTTCTGAAAACAATATCACATTCTTTTATACAATTCGCTTACATGTCTCATTTTCGCTTTTGTTTCAGTTGAAACATCAGAAAGCAGTGGAACGCAGGAAAGGACAGGTCCGCGACATTCGCAAGCAGACCGGTTCTTATGGCGGTGAAAACACTGGTATTAATCCTGGCATTAGCAGGAGTGTCAGATTTTAGAATTTGATTATTCTTTTGTTAGGGgctgaatttgaaaattttgtttactAATTTTGAAACTTCAAAAGTTATTATTTGTTGTAGAATTCATTGTTCTGAATTCTTCATATTCACTTTCCTTTGAAGGCTTGTTGTGTCAtttttaaagatatataaaatgttaatgTGATAATATATGGAGAAATAAATCAAAACCTATATAACTAGTAATATAAAACATTTCatagatttaatatttattttatatatgatcaatttaatttagataaatgaaaataattattttatataaatttgtaaaaagcTAAACCAATTGTGGACCCAtatgatgtattattattataataaaaaatcatggACAAGCTTTATCCGATTTTGAGACATTTATATCTAGACTTTCTTTCCATTCAAAAAGATatcatttcttaattttttttttcttcctttataTTATGCTgtcatacaaaattattttaaaaaaataaaaaaattattactcaGTATCTTATGACGATAAACTTTGCCCTCGATTACAATATTAAATGGAAACTCAAAactttattgatatttttagggaatttaaatttgttatcattaataaatcaatagtataataatttgattaaaaagtcTTATTGTAAATAACCATGCCAATTGCTAAACATACCGGTTAAATATATCATGGACAACAAAGCTTTTAATTTcatctttatatttttgaattgaaatgcataataaataatgtttttgtagaaatataataaataaattaattatttacacgtatatatatatttcgataATATCTTATCCAGTTTCTTTTTGGGCGTTGACGAAAACCTAACTTTGAATGACCTCCTTTTATTTGTtccattaataattattataatgataataataatgtgtCACATCCTGTCTTCtagaatattattaattataagacCAACCAATTTGCCTGTCAAATTACCACTCTTGTCCTCTCACCATCATACACAAAGtccataatcaaataattattgttttttcatacatatttttgtgtatttaaattgGGAGGCCCTATTGTTTTGGATAAAATTGGCGGATCTCTCATTTGAAATGagaatatatttcttaatattaCACTCTCTGTTAATTAATGTTAGGTTATATGATtcaccattatatatatatatatatatatatatatatatatatataataaaaaaaataatgcttaatttgaatttgtcggTCGAAACATGCGGtgaatttggatatatatttgagtgtaaatgaatacttgaatTGAATCATGGTTGACCCGTCCTAAACTTgatggttaaaattaaaaatactatatttatataatatattgaaaagattaagatataatattatatatattattatttttatttaatattgggataagagatataattttttatttttattttttttatttgaatataaaaaatttatataatatattgttattcaaaatataacttacaaatatatatatatatatatatacataaaattattaaattatttcaataataacaAGTGGACTAATAGTCAAagttttaacatttatatttaaaactaggGTTCGAATCTCtctaaaactaattattataagtGGGTGCGCAAACATTGGTAGATGAAGAGGAAGTGAGAATGTATGTCGaaaggtgtaatcgaatgttgGGAATGTTGGCTTGATTAATGCAAACATTTGTGGAAAAACCTAAAGGTTCGTCCACAGAGGGTGATTCAGGACCTAAGATCGTGCCGAAAGCTGTAATCGAATGTTgggaatgtcggcttgagtTAAGAACTATAATAAATACTGGTAAATTCACATGGGATGcacacaaaaaataaaataaattcaacaacaaaaaattacaataattttaaatatgtactTAATGTGTcttatacttaataaattaaattaggataagaaatttaattaattttattatatataaggttatatatatcattattaacgaaaatatttttatttaatattaggatatagatataattatttttattaaatattttttttatatgagaataggaaatttatataatatatatagttattcaaaacATAACttaccaaatatatatacatacacaaaattatacattattttaaaaatcataaatgatatatagaggttaaaatattatcattttatatttaagaccAGGGTTCGAATCcttctataaataattattatatgtgggtgCGCGAATATTGGTAGATGAATAGGAATAAAAAATGTTGGTTCATTGGTGAGAAACCCTAAGGGTTCGTCAACGGAGGGTGATTCAGGGCCTAAGTTCATGCCGAAATGTATAATCAAATGTTTAAGAATTCACCTTGAAGACCGTAAAGTTTTTCCATAGAGGGTGAGCAAAAATTAAAAGGCATAATCGAATGCTTAAGTGCGGTGGGAATTAGTTAGGGTTAATAATGTACCATTCAAAAgataatttagatgatatatatgaatgcaagaaattttaataatatatttttatttttttagtattaaaattattaattatatatatatatatatatatatatatatatatatatatatatatatatatatatatatatatatatatatatatatatatatatattaatcaaatgtttaagaatgcaaCTTAAAAATAGtagtaaagtttttttttttatatatagaacaAGCAAAAGCCAAAAGACATGGTTGGATGTTTAAGTACAGTGAAAAATGAGAATGGTTAAGATTAATAatcattattcaaaaaataatttaaattatatatatacgaGTGTAAAAGATTTtagtaatgttttttttaatattaaaattattaattatatatatatatatatatataaaaatccaaaaaatataataaatatttgttagtttaatatatatatatattaaaaaatataaaaatttaaaaagaaatttaaaaatattagattatttatttattattataaataattaaataaaataagacattatataattgaaataataatgtaGAATTGacgaaaaaattaaaatttaaaatatcaaaatatatatatatatatatataattaaaaagacgaaaataaaaaaaatatatttgttaaaaataaatttaaaaattataaaacaaattaataaaaatatttaaattaaaaataaaattaattaaatatgttaagttttaaatttaataaaaaaaatatatttgagccttatttattattataaaaaaaattaagataattgaactaatcattttttatttaattatatatattaattttaaataattttaatattttattataataaaattagaaatgataacattgtataaacaattttttttattaacacatatattttatttagttattatattaatttaattattttttaatatttatataattatattttattataaataataaattaagacactttatacaaaaaaaaaaaaaaattattatcacatattttttaattatttatatatatatatatatatattaattttaaatattttatatttgtccaattatttattatattaatttatttatttttaaataattaattatattttaattttttttataaatattaattcttactaaatttggttattaaataatcaaaattattttaaatataaaaaatttaaataaattagttatatgactttttaatatttttatttttcaaataaatatataataaaaaaaatattagacctaagtaaaactttaatttaattgataatttatccaaaatttaaagtttgatgaattagttttcttttaaattaagtttttttctaATCTAATGGATGTTGTAAATTTATATGATCGGtgtttttaaactttatatacttgatgaatttaaaaatataagtaatttaaatttgtattaaatttaattttacaaattaaaacaaattcaaatattagaatagtattgtttttatttaaaataattatatttaaataatattttgtttatatctttGTCTGTATAAATGGACCAGATGCATGCTAGTTTAAGTAAAAGATTGTTacttaattacaaaataaacataaacttaaatttattaaaattattctgatttaaaagtgttataatatatataagagttttatagtatatttcaaaaagtacaataaaataataataacaagaaGAAAAACTTTAGTATGTAACATTATCATTGATCAATGGATAGTTTACTTTCTTCATTTTGCTTGGCCGATAAGACTTCATCATGAACCATGATAGCAAGATATTTAGGTATAACTTGTTTcacattattaaattattgagtAAAAACAGAAAAAAGAATTCCACCCAAAgtaaatatattaacaatataattaaaaaatctaaacattttaatcaaaaaattaGTTCACTCAAAATAACACAGACTTATTCAACAAATAAGcaaatgaaaaataatgagtgaaaaccaaaaaaataaaatcattagtaACTCTGAGGTATGATTGCTAGTTTaaattttcttgatgattcatTCAGTTAAACAAGTCTtcttatcttatatatatatatatatatatatatatatatatatatatatatatatatttatatttatatcattagGTAATTAGTTCAAATGGTAAAAGTCAATAATTAGACATGACTATCGGtcgataaattaaaaataaaaataaaaaaatcaaatattttgaagacTGGGCTCTAAAACAATGGCTGAACTTGATAATAGTTTTAATGAATTgacctttatttttaaaattaaatcctaCTGTTACatttatatttctatattttttttttacataattattagAAAAGCAACACAACAACCTATATGCTAAATGGCATACagctttcattttcttcttttgttaaTTAATATCTATTCCAAAAAGAAAGGTTGTAATGTTGAGATATAtcaaatttgtataaatatatggAAATATTGCATTTTATGTGCATAAAGCCTATTATTATTTGTTGGAATATTAGAAAATATGTTGAATTAGGTATAGCAAAAAGTGACTTCACCACTTTGATTCATTTTCCAGCAATTATTTTCTACCAATCTACATCAATTCCACTCAActtcatatttaataaataggaAACCAAACTTTCCTAATTGAGTTCTAACCAATTATTATAgccattaattaataatattttaaatataatttgtgaTCACCTCAGTTGATTcattactattatatattacattagaGAACTTAATTTTAagagtataaaaaaattaatttttcaatatagATTTTTGAATCAATTTTTACCCACCTCAATTCATCTATAAGGCTTTGTTCTtttcaggttatttaaataacctagaaggagaaaatattaattataggtgatgattttgaaaaaatgataatattttttttttttttgataaaaagacttatattcatatatatataaataaaataaataataataatttaaaatagaagatattttagtatcttggtgaatgaattaattgatttgatgaATGAAAAAGGGAGTGATTgtgataattgattttgttgggttatttgaaaaacctgaATAAGAATACGAGCCTAagataaaataagtatttattatgatattttctaATAAGTATTGAATTTGATTAGACTATGTTCTTAACGAAAACAAAGAATTTGAGACTAGACCCGAACCCTAATCGATCCGACCCGTTACCGAAAGATTGGGTTGTCCTGCCTAGCTGGCCCGAACTCAGTTTATAAGTGAAGTGACGACTatgtataataaatgaaaaaaataaatatacttatGACTTTTCCTTAGGAAATAAATACTTTATTCACTCACCTACTaactcttttttattatataaatacataatgaAGGGGGTGGGGTTGTTGGGCCTTCGGAATAGTAAACCATAGTAAatgttgtttttaatattagtggcttttgttattattattttttattttaataatattatataagaagtccaattttcaagaaaatatgGGATTGTTTGATTTAGCTTATAACTTTTTACGTAATAATATGTTAGAGTAGAGcaaaaattttaatcaaatatattttacgtttaaacacaatttttttttctaatctgATTATAAACTAAATCCTGAGAATAAGttaaatcaaatttatcatatatatatatatatttttttttttttcatctaagCAAATTAGTCACTTTACAAACTATTTACAAAGTAATCCCAAAATTCTTACCATCATATCAATTTTTTGAAATCCAAAAATACCGATTCTAAAAATGTCCATTATACAaattgtttcaaataattttataacagATATTACAATCATTCAAATACATTCATTCATATTTGgggaaaaaagaagaaaagatatACATAGAATTGTGAACACTTTTTTactttatacattttattttatattttgttgagaCATTTATTTTTGGCTTAtctcttcttattctttttttgaCTTGAATCACATTTTTACATCTTTTTTCCCCCTTTATTAcatttatcttttcatttttttttatcagttaaactcctctcattaattaaagttttttttaatttttttaaaaattctattACAGCACATCATTATCTTTTTAACTATCATATACATCCTTATCTTTTTAACTGtcatataacttaatttattaattaaaataacatacaaccttactttacttttattcaatttaaatttcaaataaaaaagtattttaaaattaatcataaattttatttaaattactacattttcatcaaacaagttaaaaaaaacttatttcctCCAAAATTATTGTTCTAGCTctcaattcaaaatatttatcaaaataaatagtatttttttaattaaacatctTTTTATTAGCCTTCATAGtgagaatattaaaaaatatatatatattttaataattttgtaattgtaGAAATGTGTTTGAATAAATGGTTTATTTATACAAACAAAAGACTCATAAAGATAAAATTCTCGTTAAAACTACTTcgatataacaaattaaaatatattttcctttCATATAATAAacagtatgatttttttttcctaaaaaaagaAGGTACGGTTGTTTATGTAATTAAAATCATGTTCTTGTAAACatgtatgtatatttttaaattttgggttattattattattattattattatttttattaaagagaACTAGTATAACACTTCACAGGAGGTATGACCctcattttaattcaaattgcTCCAGATGAAATAAAATTCGtgagtttttggttttttaagCCGATTTTTACCACTAAACTACCTTAGCGGATTAAATCTtgaattatttcttaaaaaaaattaaaaaaacaaacaaacaaacaagccCTAAGAAAAATACAGACATTTGTTTGggtgtaaaatatatattaataaaaaaataataatttaaacagcTAAAGTAGTAACAGAAAGTGACAAGATATTTATAAgagtaaaataagaaaatataagaaCTGTCCAAGGTTATTTTCGTCAATAGATAAAAAAGTAGAGAGGCTCTTCCATTTATATAAAACAGAGTCTCCACTCTTTGTCTCTCCTCCTCTTTTCACTGTCCATATTTCTATTTGTTTTTgcatatatagagagagaaaccaagaaaataaaaatggtgGGCGATTTCATGGTGTATGTTGATCACATAATATCATCGGCGTGTTACGATTCCACCAACGAAAGAGAGAGTCTTTTAGGAAACTCAAACGCCGGCGGTGAAGCAATCGTTCAACAGAACAATCATATCTCCCCTGTTGTAAAATACAGTACTGGAGATGAGGGTTGTTCAAAAAAGGTAGTGAGAGAAGAATGTAGGATTTGtcaggaagaagatgaagaacaggaTATGGAAGTTCCTTGTTCCTGTAATGGGACTCTCAAggttattattactttttatcaAAGGACTGCATGGAGTTAAAGAAGTTTTTCTGATCTTTAAAATTTCCTAAATGTTTTGTCTTTAGAAACCCTAATGATGGATGAATCCtgatgtttatttgaaaaatgtatTTCTTTGGTTTCAAGAATCGGTGTTTCTTAGGTTTTTCCATGTGGGTATTTCTTGTTTGTGCATTTATTGACTCTTTGAGTTAACTAGATGCCATTTTAGTACTACAGAAAAAAGAAGATTCCTGCTTTTCACTTTCAGTTTTAGAAATcacttttattttcttcttcttctttttggtTAGTTTGCTCATAGGAAGTGTATTCAAAGATGGTGCAACAAGAAAGGAGATATCACCTGTGAAATCTGCAATCAGgttttcatttcattttctgGATTAaatcttctttgatttcattataaccaatttgggttgttaatttttttttatgtttgcaGGTCTATACTCCAAACTACATACTTCCTCCCAAAAAAAGGAGCAATCATGATGATGTTATGACAATTGATATCAGGTATAGTGTAAAATCTGGGcatttcatatttcatttcttCTATCCATTacattttctttgattttcatCATTTAGGCAAGCATGGGGATCACAGATTGATCTTAGGGATGCTCGTTTCCTGGCTCTAACTGCTGCCGAGCATCAGTTTCTTCAATCTGAATACGATGATTATGCTGGTTTAAACGGGGGTGGCATTGCCTGGTATCGATCTGCTGCACTCCTTGTAAGTGATGATGAGATATATAGATGAACAATATCACCAATGCAATGCCTTCTTCTTGAATCATTTAATTTGTGTGTAGTTAATGCTGATTCTGCTTCTTCACCAAGCTTTGATGATTACTAAAGATTTCGGGATGTTACAGGAATCATCGAGTTTCTTTCATGTGAGTTTGATCTTTTTGATATGAAATggttaattttctttttgagTTTGTTCAAATGGGTAATaagtgtttttttgttttgttggtGGATTAGTTTCAGgtttcatttcttcaatttgCTGGATTTCTTCTTCCTTGTTATGTAATGTTTCGAACATGCTACATTATTCAAAGCCGAAGAAGGCGACAGGTTTGATCTAATTTGGtgtttttgtttggtttgtagGATTTGAGATTCGAATTGGGCTAACATTTTGTTTTGCTTATTGTAGGGTTGAGAAAGGAAGGAATGAAAGGAAGGTTGAGATCGAATTCGTTTGGGATCTCATTCAAAACCGATCAAAGATAAGAGTAATGATGCTCATGAACTCgcaaatgtatatattattgagtTCATAAGGCTGGTCTTTGTTTCTTGCTTTTGTTTTTCCTTGTATATGCTATCGATGCTTTCGGGCATTGTTTGAATTGTGTTTAATCGAAACAAATTCGGTTTATCTTATTGGTTGCGTGGTCATGACCCGCAGCTTATTAGGAAATTCGCATTTTatcttaattcaaattttacaaaGTTAAATTTAAAGTTTCTTTTTTACTGTTTTGTAGGGATGATGAATTGAAgtagataaaattttatttattactaaaCTTGTGTTGTGACTAAAGGGagattttatctttaaaattaggattttgttttaaaatggttaaaagtaaaaaagttaaacaaattttgtttgtatttatggtaaaaaagtgtgagtgaattaaatgaagaaattttaaattctataaaataatatttatagatttttttttttagcttaCAACAATGTATGTGATTCAGTTTATATTTATAGGCATTTCCCATTTTGTCcttgtatatttattattgtgtGTTTTAAGGTAAGGTTATTTAGGACAAATCAGATcaatgtgttttatttatttatttatataattaggaaCATTTAGAACCTTAGGTTAAAGTTGAGCAAAGTATGGGGGTTTATTATAAGGTTATCTATGAGTATGGGGTTAATGGGATACACATTGTGATGTGTACATATTGTGTCAAAACATGTCTCACtgaaacatatttaatttgtaacTGGATAGTACAATGTCACACCCAATATCATTTTCCATTCTCTTTCTCTATagttttcatattatttaagatatatataaaaaaaatgtgtaagaTGGTTCACAAATCTGCAAAAATCAAACTTTTACTTgattataaatgttttaacaTTTCCTAAAAATAAACCATCCGgaattatgatttattatttatcactaCTATAGTCCttaagttcaacattttattaatatatatttattgtaacaTTGTGTTTGGGTTAGATTTGGTCCACCATGACTCAACACTGACAGGGCTTCCTTCATCTTGGATTGGGTTGCCCTAGTCCTGATTCACacacacaaaaataatatataattagttgCCCAAGATTAaacttttaaatgtttattattcCCTACACTTAAAGTTGTTTGATgtcattctattttttttcaactatTTAATAGCTtaatttataatcttaaaatactttttatatactaattcaattaattaaaaatttaaatattatatttattctaaaaaaaatccaataaaatcCCAATACATacaaataaccaacatcaatCAAACAAGCTTAGGTTCTTTTATtgatataaagttaaaatatttaaatatatgatcaGTCTTTTTTTAGGGAATGAGTTTTCTAGGCTGACCCTTACTTGTCTGACCTCTTCCCCTAGGCTGGACCTTTACCAGATAAAGTTTGACATTCCATTTAAATATAAGCCTTGTTTTATGGAGAATTGAATCACAAATTACTAAAGTTTAACCATAAGTACTTTAATCActctttttatctattaaaatattaaatttattaactaaaaaaaatatatcatacaatattttggtatatattaaCTTCccaaaacttaaatttttttgtcaaacaaattttaaaaaattcttattttttatttaaataatttaaaacaatctaacataattttatttctttaatttatcatattaattaattcattaactaaaatattaaaatatcatttattttaaattatttttttattttatttttttattatatattaataccttttaagttattttaacacaaaaaatctaatattcttaaaattattaccgattattatttattttatgatattattattatttattttatgatattaaaataactaatcCTAACAAAGAACTCAGAACTCATCCTAAGAATTCTTTGGTATTAAGGCTCTCTtttaaagcttgtttgatgtagttttttttttttaatttgttttgaattttatttgaataaaactttcattttaaccataaaattaattattttatcaactaaaatacacttattttattctttaaaaaattaaattttaaataaaaaatatgagaatatGTTTGGTAACcatttaattgaaatttgaattgaatttgagaactttaatttcaattcttagATTGAATAGACTATTTaagattaagaaataaaatttgaattagaattctaatataattaaaattaatgtgtttttatcGTTCTCAATTTCACTATTTTAGCTTATAattgtaatttcaaatattttttttatgttttataaataaaagtattttattattttatcatttaaaacacgCTAAACATgttgaaacaatatttttatttttaaatttaggaaGTTGTACGCGTTTTATTTTGGTCCCACCAAGGATTCGTGCCTATGTTTTTAGGATCTCCAATTAGGAAACTTTTTTCGAATATTTAAGGGCGGTTTATGCGATCCAAAATTTATTGACCCCATGATTTACATTTCTCACGTGCTCCCGCGATAGGACACGAGAGATTTTTATGATATATTCGACCCGTGTATTgtttttaagaaagaaaaacgTTTTTGGTGTTTCAAGGAGAACTATGTTAGAGAACCATTGACTTACCTTCCTCTGTATCCTGTAAAAGATGAAATGGGATGAGAAACTGAAAATAAAGTTCTCTAGCATATTCCTTTTAAATTGACCCATACAAATTTTAAATCGATCCATTCGCGGATGAATCGATCTAATTGACTTTAGAGTcaccactttagtttacttctcaaataaactaaagaaagaaaatagagatttatttttaagagttcggtgcttggttacgtTCGAGAAAGGGCCATCAACGTTATGTCCCATATGCATATCCTAAAGGACAACCTCTACTCATAAATAGTTGGTCATTTGATGTTCGAAAGATTGTTACACTTTTATTCTGTGTTCGGAACTCTTTTGCTCTTGTGAGTATCGTGACCTATGTCTAAAAGGGCAAGCCTTATTCATTTCCTAAAACAAATTTAGGAGCACATTGATTGTAAACAACGTTCATTTGAAAAATTGAAGAACGTTTCCCAATTAAGAAATGAGGGTACAAACTGAAGAATGTACCTGATCGGACGGAGGAGGACGCGACACGTGGAGCCATTGGAGCTATCTGATCTAGAatgtatttctttttattattatcgtTATATTGCTTTTCTGTTAGATCTTTCTTTTATGTCAACCCCTGaactctctttttatttttcattttggcCCTATCTTTTTGGCCACCTCACCAAATGGTTGTAACAGAATCATGTCACGGGTTCCATGGAGGTTTATATTTTAAGCTAGATTCATCACTTTGAATTTAGGAAATGACTAAGAGTAAAACTCATTTTTCTCTTCTCTCATCTAACCCTTGAATATCCTAACGATATCTCTCGTTCATCCCAATGAggtggtattctcttctcatatatttctaaaaacgtatcaattggtattagagccgaCAATTCTCACAATGGTCGAAATTAGAGATCAGTCGGATAACG is part of the Impatiens glandulifera chromosome 1, dImpGla2.1, whole genome shotgun sequence genome and encodes:
- the LOC124921190 gene encoding uncharacterized protein LOC124921190 isoform X1; this encodes MVGDFMVYVDHIISSACYDSTNERESLLGNSNAGGEAIVQQNNHISPVVKYSTGDEGCSKKVVREECRICQEEDEEQDMEVPCSCNGTLKFAHRKCIQRWCNKKGDITCEICNQVYTPNYILPPKKRSNHDDVMTIDIRQAWGSQIDLRDARFLALTAAEHQFLQSEYDDYAGLNGGGIAWYRSAALLLMLILLLHQALMITKDFGMLQESSSFFHFQVSFLQFAGFLLPCYVMFRTCYIIQSRRRRQG
- the LOC124921190 gene encoding uncharacterized protein LOC124921190 isoform X2 encodes the protein MVGDFMVYVDHIISSACYDSTNERESLLGNSNAGGEAIVQQNNHISPVVKYSTGDEGCSKKVVREECRICQEEDEEQDMEVPCSCNGTLKFAHRKCIQRWCNKKGDITCEICNQVYTPNYILPPKKRSNHDDVMTIDIRQAWGSQIDLRDARFLALTAAEHQFLQSEYDDYAGLNGGGIAWYRSAALLLMLILLLHQALMITKDFGMLQESSSFFHVSFLQFAGFLLPCYVMFRTCYIIQSRRRRQG